The Vicia villosa cultivar HV-30 ecotype Madison, WI linkage group LG1, Vvil1.0, whole genome shotgun sequence genome includes a region encoding these proteins:
- the LOC131612022 gene encoding AUGMIN subunit 2-like isoform X2 — MSVSSASSSVGRKPVKRGGGMSTVLSIANDLGFSVSTTSSRGGLQNSSPTTTEKDEDLIKVLRELAAIQRKIADLEIELQRRKDDETSGYLTCVSEMEKKIETLSRITTILKDFIQNKRQFSELLKKAASDYGTLTASLSDLHWSRNFKEPPSVWGEMLRPIPVALAYCTRYFEAMSATRESFVALQKLREGNFDSSQPRTPTSDSSQPRTPTSDSSQILRGVSDCLTPFTSQ, encoded by the exons ATGTCAGTGTCAAGCGCATCAAGTTCAGTTGGGAGGAAGCCTGTAAAACGCGGAGGCGGAATGTCTACTGTTTTGTCAATTGCAAATGATCTTGGTTTTTCAGTGTCTACGACGTCCTCCCGG GGAGGACTGCAGAATTCATCTCCAACAACTACGGAAAAGGACGAGGACTTGATCAAGGTTTTGAGAGAACTGGCCGCCatccaaagaaaaatagcagattTGGAAATTGAACTCCAACGTCGAAAG GATGATGAAACTTCTGGATATTTGACATGTGTGAGTGAAATGGAGAAGAAGATTGAGACGTTGTCGAGGATTACTACTATTCTCAAAGATTTTATTCAGAATAAG AGACAATTCTCTGAGCTACTGAAGAAGGCAGCTAGCGACTATGGTACCTTGACAGCATCCCTGTCAGATTTGCATTGGAGTAGGAATTTTAAGGAACCTCCTTCAGTTTGGGGG GAAATGCTTCGACCTATTCCTGTAGCTTTGGCATATTGCACTCGCTACTTTGAAGCCATGTCTGCCACAAGAGAATCATTTGTGGCACTTCAAAAACTAAGAGAGGGCAATTTTGATTCTTCTCAACCCAggacacccacaagtgattcttCTCAACCCagaacacccacaagtgattcttCTCAAATACTACGTGGTGTTTCTGATTGTCTTACTCCATTTACATCACAGTAA
- the LOC131643504 gene encoding stem-specific protein TSJT1-like, which translates to MLAIFDKSVAKSPEGLQTPESNSVSALKDGFLPQHFSSVYPGSVTVNLGPSGVLAYSLNQQNFLLPRLFAVVDDIFCLFQGHLDNVANLKQQYGLNKTANEVIIVIEAYRTLRDRGPYSAAQVVRDFQGKFTFILFDSGAKTTFISADADGSVPFFWGTDADGNLVLSDETETVTKSCGISSAPFPKGCFFTTSGGLSSFEHPLNELKPVPRVDSSGQVCGATFKVDADAKKEPTGMPRVGSAANWSNDI; encoded by the exons ATGCTTGCGATTTTCGACAAATCGGTTGCTAAAAGCCCAGAGGGTCTCCAAACCCCTGAGTCAAACTCTGTTTCAGCCTTAAAAGACGGCTTTCTCCCACAACATTTCTCGTCTGTTTACCCTGGCTCCGTCACCGTTAACCTTGGTCCTTCTGGTGTCTTGGCCTATTCTCTTAATCAACAGAACTTTCTCCTCCCAAG GCTGTTTGCGGTTGTGGATGACATTTTCTGCTTGTTTCAAGGCCACCTTGATAATGTTGCTAATCTAAAGCAACAATATGGCTTGAATAAGACTGCAAATGAAGTGATCATTGTGATAGAAGCGTATAGAACATTAAGAGATCGCGGTCCTTATTCTGCAGCTCAGGTCGTGAGAGATTTCCAGGGAAAGTTTACATTTATCCTGTTTGACAGTGGCGCTAAAACCACATTTATTTCTGCG GATGCTGATGGGAGTGTTCCCTTCTTCTGGGGTACTGATGCTGATGGAAATCTTGTTCTTTCTGATGAGACAGAGACTGTAACTAAGAGCTGTGGGATATCATCTGCACCATTCCCAAAAG GATGTTTCTTTACAACATCTGGAGGTTTGAGCAGTTTTGAGCATCCACTGAATGAATTGAAGCCTGTACCGAGGGTTGACAGTTCCGGCCAAGTATGCGGTGCAACTTTCAAGGTGGATGCAGATGCTAAGAAGGAACCAACTGGCATGCCAAGGGTTGGGAGTGCTGCTAACTGGTCTAATGATATCTAA
- the LOC131612022 gene encoding AUGMIN subunit 2-like isoform X1 — protein MSVSSASSSVGRKPVKRGGGMSTVLSIANDLGFSVSTTSSRGGLQNSSPTTTEKDEDLIKVLRELAAIQRKIADLEIELQRRKDDETSGYLTCVSEMEKKIETLSRITTILKDFIQNKDRIIARLQQPYSQHCVPVEVEYQRQFSELLKKAASDYGTLTASLSDLHWSRNFKEPPSVWGEMLRPIPVALAYCTRYFEAMSATRESFVALQKLREGNFDSSQPRTPTSDSSQPRTPTSDSSQILRGVSDCLTPFTSQ, from the exons ATGTCAGTGTCAAGCGCATCAAGTTCAGTTGGGAGGAAGCCTGTAAAACGCGGAGGCGGAATGTCTACTGTTTTGTCAATTGCAAATGATCTTGGTTTTTCAGTGTCTACGACGTCCTCCCGG GGAGGACTGCAGAATTCATCTCCAACAACTACGGAAAAGGACGAGGACTTGATCAAGGTTTTGAGAGAACTGGCCGCCatccaaagaaaaatagcagattTGGAAATTGAACTCCAACGTCGAAAG GATGATGAAACTTCTGGATATTTGACATGTGTGAGTGAAATGGAGAAGAAGATTGAGACGTTGTCGAGGATTACTACTATTCTCAAAGATTTTATTCAGAATAAG GATCGCATAATAGCCCGTCTGCAGCAACCATATTCCCAACATTGTGTTCCTGTTGAAGTAGAATATCAG AGACAATTCTCTGAGCTACTGAAGAAGGCAGCTAGCGACTATGGTACCTTGACAGCATCCCTGTCAGATTTGCATTGGAGTAGGAATTTTAAGGAACCTCCTTCAGTTTGGGGG GAAATGCTTCGACCTATTCCTGTAGCTTTGGCATATTGCACTCGCTACTTTGAAGCCATGTCTGCCACAAGAGAATCATTTGTGGCACTTCAAAAACTAAGAGAGGGCAATTTTGATTCTTCTCAACCCAggacacccacaagtgattcttCTCAACCCagaacacccacaagtgattcttCTCAAATACTACGTGGTGTTTCTGATTGTCTTACTCCATTTACATCACAGTAA
- the LOC131648977 gene encoding meiotic recombination protein DMC1 homolog encodes MLASLKSEESSGQMQLVEREDMEDEEDLFEAIDKLISQGINAGDVKKLQDAGIFTCNGLMMHTKKNLTGIKGLSEAKVDKICEAAEKLVNSGYITGSDALLKRKSVVKITTGSQALDELLGGGIETLSITEAFGEFRSGKTQLAHTLCVSTQLPTNMKGGNGKVAYIDTEGTFRPDRIVSIAERFGMDPGAVLDNIIYARAYTYEHQYNLLLGLAAKMAEEPFRLLIVDSVIALFRVDFTGRGELAERQQKLAQMLSRLIKIAEEFNVAVYMTNQVIADPGGGMFITDPKKPAGGHVLAHAATIRLMFRKGKGEQRVCKVFDAPNLPEAEAISFTYKLIYLLN; translated from the exons ATGCTTGCAAGCCTCAA ATCTGAAGAATCCAGCGGCCAGATGCAGCTGGTTGAACGTGAAGatatggaagatgaagaagatctcttCGAAGCAATCGACAAGC TGATTTCCCAAGGCATCAATGCTGGAGATGTGAAGAAGCTTCAAGACGCAGGGATCTTTACATGCAATGGCTTAATGATGCACACAAAGAAG AACTTGACTGGAATCAAAGGTTTATCTGAGGCTAAGGTCGATAAGATCTGTGAAGCTGCTGAGAAGCTTGTG AATTCTGGTTATATTACCGGAAGTGATGCACTGCTCAAA AGAAAATCTGTGGTCAAAATTACAACTGGAAGCCAAGCGCTTGATGAATTGCTAGGAG GTGGAATCGAGACACTGTCAATTACAGAAGCATTTGGAGAATTCCG ATCTGGGAAAACACAACTAGCTCATACTCTCTGTGTTTCCACTCAG CTGCCAACTAACATGAAGGGAGGCAATGGAAAAGTTGCTTACATTGACACAGAAGGAACTTT TCGACCTGATCGAATTGTTTCCATAGCTGAGAGATTTGGCATGGATCCAGGGGCTGTATTGGACAAT ATTATCTATGCTCGTGCCTACACTTACGAGCATCAGTATAACCTCCTCCTTGGTTTGGCTGCAAAGATGGCTGAAGAACCATTCAGACTTCTG ATTGTGGATTCTGTGATTGCTCTTTTTCGGGTGGACTTCACTGGTAGAGGAGAGCTTGCTGAACGCCAG CAAAAATTGGCACAAATGCTTTCTCGCTTGATTAAGATTGCTGAGGAATTTAATGTTGCAGTTTATATGACAAATCAAG TCATAGCTGATCCAGGAGGTGGTATGTTCATAACTGATCCAAAGAAACCAGCAGGAGGCCATGTGCTAGCTCATGCAGCCACAATAAGGCTGATGTTCAGGAAAGGGAAAGGTGAACAGCGTGTGTGCAAAGTGTTTGACGCACCAAACCTGCCAGAGGCTGAAGCAATATCCTTTACATATAAATTAATCTATTTGTTGAACTAA